The following are encoded in a window of Lactobacillus acidophilus genomic DNA:
- the tagD gene encoding glycerol-3-phosphate cytidylyltransferase: MKKVITYGTFDLLHYGHVRLLKRAKELGDYLIVGLSTDEFNEFKKHKEAYNTYPERKYILEAIRYVDQVIPEKDWDQKIADVKKYDVDTFVMGDDWRGKFDFLKPYCDVVYLPRTPGISTTKIKEDLK, encoded by the coding sequence ATGAAAAAAGTAATAACTTATGGCACTTTTGACCTACTTCATTATGGTCACGTGCGCCTTCTTAAAAGGGCAAAAGAACTTGGCGACTATTTAATCGTGGGGCTTTCTACTGATGAATTCAATGAGTTCAAAAAGCATAAAGAAGCCTACAATACTTACCCTGAAAGAAAATATATTTTAGAAGCTATTCGTTATGTTGATCAGGTCATCCCTGAAAAGGATTGGGATCAAAAAATCGCTGATGTCAAAAAATATGATGTCGACACTTTTGTAATGGGTGATGATTGGCGCGGTAAGTTTGATTTTTTAAAGCCTTATTGCGATGTGGTCTATTTACCAAGAACACCTGGCATTTCAACTACTAAAATCAAAGAAGATCTAAAATAA
- a CDS encoding GntR family transcriptional regulator: MEEPMYIKIHNQIKRDIENHVYKVGDRIPAERQLSVKFGVSRMTLRQAIKTLEEEGILERRLGSGTYVASQKVQEKMSGIMSFTDITKANGQVPSSKLISYQIGNPSLSEKERLSLKIDEKVLRMERIRYADDIPICYEVVTVPYSLVNNFSKEDISSHLYETLEKSGGFAIGRVTEHISAAIANEQDARLLNAKKGEALITRRQVTELASGQPFEYTRARYVAERFEFTFSK, from the coding sequence ATGGAAGAACCAATGTATATCAAGATCCACAATCAAATTAAACGAGATATTGAAAATCACGTTTATAAGGTGGGGGATCGAATTCCAGCAGAACGACAATTATCTGTAAAGTTTGGCGTTTCAAGAATGACTTTACGTCAAGCTATTAAGACGCTGGAAGAAGAAGGGATTCTTGAACGACGCCTTGGTAGCGGAACCTACGTTGCTAGTCAGAAGGTACAGGAAAAAATGTCAGGTATTATGTCGTTTACTGATATCACCAAAGCCAATGGTCAAGTTCCTTCAAGTAAGCTGATTTCTTATCAAATTGGTAATCCATCTTTATCTGAAAAAGAGCGTTTATCACTTAAAATCGATGAAAAAGTATTGCGGATGGAAAGAATTCGTTACGCTGATGATATACCAATTTGTTATGAAGTGGTTACTGTACCTTATTCTTTGGTTAATAATTTTTCTAAAGAAGATATATCAAGTCACTTATATGAAACGCTTGAAAAAAGTGGTGGCTTCGCAATTGGTCGTGTTACGGAACACATTTCCGCTGCAATTGCGAATGAACAAGATGCACGTTTGTTAAATGCAAAAAAAGGTGAGGCTTTGATCACTAGACGTCAGGTAACTGAACTAGCTAGTGGGCAACCATTTGAATATACGCGTGCACGTTACGTGGCTGAAAGATTTGAATTCACTTTTTCTAAGTAA
- a CDS encoding SLAP domain-containing protein, whose protein sequence is MKKNRKMLGLAAATLLAVAPVATSVVPVQADTAVNVGSAAGTGANTTNTTTQAPQNKPYFTYNNEIIGEATQSNPLGNVVRTTISFKSDDKVSDLISTISKAVQFHKNNSASGENVTINENDFINQLKANGVTVKTVQPSNKNEKAYEAIDKVPSTSFNITLSATGDNNQTATIQIPMVPQGASTPTDTTQNPQINWTKGGQAQSSSLNGQVFQVAVGSNFNPLNFTNSNGENIIVSAQQSKNNTTFASIEATSNPVNTSEAGRYYNVTLTATGNTGKKTTATYTVLITSSQKQTLYGNGESTISTYSIYGNNVLSNSTTFKDGDQVYVSDQTKTVGGVSYSQVSPKSKNDANSSNIWVKTSALVKPAGDTNVKTYPVMVDSRAYDKNGNYLGHMYYAYDNIDIVPTVVTINGKTYYKVANKDEYVRVTNITGNQRTLKHNAYIYWSSYRRTPGTGKMYRGQTVTTYGPQMKFKNGKKYYRIEGCRNNNKRYIKAVNFY, encoded by the coding sequence ATGAAGAAAAATAGAAAAATGTTAGGTTTAGCCGCTGCTACCTTGTTAGCAGTCGCACCTGTTGCAACTTCAGTTGTACCAGTTCAAGCTGATACTGCCGTAAATGTTGGCTCAGCAGCAGGCACTGGCGCTAATACTACTAATACGACCACACAGGCACCTCAAAATAAACCATATTTCACTTATAACAATGAAATTATTGGTGAAGCTACTCAAAGTAATCCTTTAGGTAATGTGGTACGTACTACTATTAGCTTTAAGAGTGATGATAAGGTTTCAGATTTGATTAGTACAATTTCAAAGGCTGTACAATTCCATAAAAACAATAGTGCAAGTGGTGAAAATGTTACTATTAATGAAAATGATTTTATCAACCAATTAAAGGCTAATGGCGTAACAGTTAAGACCGTTCAGCCTTCTAATAAAAACGAAAAAGCATATGAAGCAATTGATAAAGTACCAAGTACTTCATTCAACATTACTTTAAGCGCAACTGGTGATAATAATCAAACTGCAACCATTCAAATTCCTATGGTTCCTCAAGGTGCTTCAACACCAACAGATACTACACAAAATCCACAAATTAATTGGACTAAGGGTGGTCAAGCACAAAGTTCAAGTTTGAATGGACAAGTATTCCAAGTTGCTGTTGGTTCAAACTTCAATCCATTGAACTTTACTAACAGTAACGGTGAAAACATCATTGTTTCTGCTCAACAAAGTAAGAACAACACTACTTTTGCAAGCATTGAAGCAACTTCAAACCCAGTTAATACTTCAGAAGCAGGCCGTTACTACAATGTAACTTTAACTGCAACTGGTAACACTGGCAAGAAGACTACAGCTACTTATACTGTTTTAATTACTTCAAGCCAAAAGCAAACTTTATACGGTAATGGTGAAAGTACGATTTCTACTTACAGTATTTACGGTAACAACGTTTTAAGTAACTCAACCACTTTTAAAGATGGTGATCAAGTTTATGTTTCAGATCAAACTAAGACTGTTGGTGGAGTTTCATACTCACAAGTTTCACCTAAATCAAAGAATGATGCTAACTCAAGTAACATTTGGGTAAAGACCTCAGCACTTGTGAAGCCAGCAGGTGACACCAATGTTAAGACTTACCCAGTAATGGTTGACTCAAGAGCTTACGACAAGAACGGTAACTACTTAGGTCACATGTACTATGCATATGACAACATTGACATCGTTCCAACTGTTGTAACCATCAACGGCAAGACTTACTACAAGGTTGCTAACAAGGATGAATACGTTCGTGTAACTAACATTACTGGTAACCAACGTACCTTGAAGCACAACGCTTACATTTACTGGTCATCATACCGTCGTACTCCAGGTACTGGTAAGATGTATAGAGGTCAAACTGTAACTACTTACGGTCCACAAATGAAATTCAAGAACGGTAAGAAGTACTACAGAATTGAAGGCTGCAGAAATAACAACAAGCGTTACATCAAGGCTGTAAACTTCTATTAA
- a CDS encoding PTS transporter subunit IIC, with amino-acid sequence MKGNFKENILNILSGVSFGVVIALVPGALVNEIMKSISDVWPAAQSVLAMTTLMQDLLAVFAGLCVSYLLKFNLIQSGSVTAAAMIASGAFQMKNNQIILSGSGDVINIALTIFIAAIMVKYLTPRLGSYTILILPLAVAVLAGGIGQLMLPYTKLITGMIGNVVAGMTDFQPLIMGMFMGVAFATLVITPVSSVGIAMAIGVEGIASGSANLGITAGAFTLAIMSSKVNGFGTTIAHFLGTPKIQMANVLKNPKLFIPVSASAAIAGLVGAIFQISGTPNSAGFGSTGLIGPLTAYQNMTTGGPITIIFLILLFMGMPLMLGLIMRYIFIQKLCFVKEEDLLIEDR; translated from the coding sequence ATGAAAGGTAACTTTAAGGAAAATATTTTAAATATTTTGAGTGGAGTAAGCTTTGGAGTAGTTATTGCACTTGTTCCTGGTGCTTTAGTTAATGAAATAATGAAGAGTATCAGTGATGTGTGGCCAGCTGCACAAAGCGTACTTGCGATGACAACATTAATGCAAGATTTATTGGCAGTTTTTGCAGGTTTATGTGTGTCATATCTATTAAAGTTTAATCTGATTCAATCAGGATCGGTCACTGCAGCTGCAATGATTGCTAGTGGAGCTTTTCAAATGAAAAACAATCAGATTATTTTGTCTGGTTCAGGGGATGTAATCAATATTGCGTTAACAATCTTTATTGCAGCTATTATGGTGAAGTATTTAACGCCAAGGCTAGGTAGTTATACAATCTTGATTTTACCGTTAGCTGTTGCTGTGTTAGCAGGTGGTATAGGTCAGCTGATGTTGCCATACACTAAGCTGATTACAGGAATGATTGGTAATGTCGTTGCAGGTATGACTGATTTCCAACCATTAATTATGGGAATGTTCATGGGGGTTGCCTTTGCGACACTTGTTATTACGCCAGTTTCATCGGTAGGCATTGCGATGGCAATTGGAGTTGAAGGAATTGCTTCAGGCAGCGCTAACTTAGGGATTACTGCTGGTGCGTTTACCTTGGCTATTATGAGTAGTAAAGTAAATGGCTTTGGTACTACAATTGCCCATTTTTTAGGAACGCCTAAGATCCAGATGGCGAATGTACTAAAAAATCCTAAATTGTTTATTCCAGTTAGTGCATCTGCGGCTATTGCAGGATTAGTTGGAGCAATTTTTCAAATTAGTGGTACACCAAATTCTGCTGGTTTTGGTTCTACTGGATTGATTGGTCCACTTACTGCATATCAAAATATGACTACAGGTGGGCCCATTACGATTATTTTCTTGATTTTACTCTTTATGGGGATGCCATTAATGCTTGGGCTTATAATGCGTTATATCTTCATCCAAAAATTATGCTTTGTTAAAGAAGAAGATTTATTGATTGAAGACCGGTAG
- a CDS encoding MFS transporter: MGVPLGTVIADHWRWQDAFTMCVVITAVATIIALLVLPKNLNAGEGNYSDRIQIFKDKTIWYGIGFVICAAATLYGYYTYIRPLVHVQLKFDLNALSLIWLLLGVVAIFGSTTQVLFLNEASKKYPAAISLASTLSAIFYNVGIFNDSRTSFEIRWFN; the protein is encoded by the coding sequence GTGGGTGTGCCGCTGGGAACGGTCATTGCTGATCACTGGCGATGGCAGGATGCTTTCACCATGTGTGTGGTAATTACAGCGGTGGCTACAATTATTGCGTTGCTAGTTTTGCCTAAAAACTTGAATGCAGGTGAGGGTAATTATAGCGATCGGATTCAGATTTTCAAGGATAAAACAATCTGGTATGGGATCGGCTTCGTTATCTGTGCGGCAGCTACCTTGTATGGCTATTACACGTATATTAGACCGCTGGTTCATGTGCAACTTAAGTTCGATTTGAATGCATTGAGTTTGATTTGGCTACTCCTTGGTGTGGTAGCTATTTTTGGCTCGACAACACAAGTATTATTTTTGAATGAAGCATCGAAAAAATATCCGGCAGCGATTAGTTTGGCATCAACGTTAAGTGCAATTTTTTATAATGTCGGTATCTTCAATGACAGCAGGACAAGTTTTGAAATACGGTGGTTTAACTAG
- a CDS encoding MFS transporter: MFVLIAFMLGCNEFMVVGNLSLIAQTYHESLSQISWLVSAFAWTYAIVTPLLALFTNKIHKYYLLIFLTGTILSSCAPSIGWLLFSRIITASVAGMIESLLSVIVYQILHNQK; encoded by the coding sequence ATGTTCGTGCTGATTGCGTTCATGTTGGGATGCAATGAGTTTATGGTAGTCGGAAATTTGTCACTGATTGCGCAAACTTATCATGAATCGCTGAGTCAGATTTCTTGGTTGGTATCGGCGTTTGCATGGACTTATGCGATCGTGACACCGCTCCTGGCTTTATTTACCAATAAGATTCACAAATACTATTTGTTGATTTTTTTGACGGGAACAATTTTGAGCTCGTGTGCACCAAGTATTGGTTGGCTGCTTTTTTCAAGAATTATTACAGCATCAGTGGCAGGAATGATTGAATCACTGCTATCGGTAATCGTTTACCAGATATTGCATAATCAAAAATAG
- the gtfA gene encoding sucrose phosphorylase has protein sequence MKLQNKAILITYPDSLGHNLKDLDHVMDRYFNKTIGGIHLLPFFPSNGDRGFSPTRYDVVEPKFGSWEDVEKLSQKYYLMFDFMINHLSKKSSYFEDFEAKHDKSKYSDLFLSWDKFWPKGRPTKEDIDLIYKRKDKAPYQNIKFEDGTHEKMWNTFGPDQMDLDVRTKTTQDFIKHNLQNLSKHGASLIRLDAFAYAIKKLDTNDFFVEPEIWNLLEKVNDYLKDTPTTILPEIHEHYTMPFKVAEHGYFIYDFALPMVLLYSLYSGNSTQLAAWLKKCPMKQFTTLDTHDGLGVVDAKDILTDDQISYTTNELYKIGANVKKKYSSAEYHNLDIYQINTTYYSALGNDDKKYFIARLLQIFAPGIPQIYYVGLLAGENDIQLLEKTKEGRDINRHYYDLDEIAEQVQRPVVKSLIKLLEFRNSVPAFDLEGSIKVETPSEHEIIVTRSNKAGTEVASTYVDFKNLDYQVKYNDQVFNF, from the coding sequence ATGAAATTACAAAATAAGGCAATATTGATAACTTATCCAGATAGTTTAGGTCATAATTTGAAGGACTTGGATCATGTAATGGATCGCTATTTTAATAAAACGATAGGTGGTATTCATTTATTACCATTTTTCCCTTCAAACGGTGATCGCGGTTTTTCTCCTACAAGATATGATGTAGTTGAGCCTAAGTTTGGTTCATGGGAAGATGTAGAAAAGTTAAGTCAAAAGTATTATTTGATGTTTGACTTTATGATTAATCATCTTTCTAAAAAATCCTCATATTTTGAAGATTTTGAAGCCAAGCACGATAAAAGCAAATATAGCGATCTTTTCTTAAGTTGGGATAAATTTTGGCCAAAGGGCAGACCAACTAAAGAAGATATAGATTTAATTTATAAACGAAAAGATAAGGCCCCATATCAAAATATTAAATTTGAAGATGGTACTCATGAAAAGATGTGGAATACTTTCGGCCCAGATCAAATGGATTTGGATGTTAGAACCAAGACAACACAAGATTTTATAAAGCATAATTTACAAAATCTTTCTAAACATGGTGCTAGTTTGATTCGTTTAGATGCATTTGCTTATGCAATTAAAAAGTTAGATACAAATGACTTCTTTGTAGAACCGGAAATTTGGAATTTACTCGAAAAGGTAAATGATTATCTTAAAGATACTCCAACTACTATTCTGCCTGAAATTCATGAGCATTATACGATGCCATTTAAGGTGGCAGAACATGGATACTTTATTTATGATTTTGCTTTACCAATGGTATTGTTGTATTCACTTTATAGCGGTAATAGTACTCAACTTGCTGCTTGGCTAAAGAAATGTCCGATGAAGCAATTTACTACTTTAGATACCCACGATGGATTAGGCGTAGTTGACGCAAAGGATATTCTTACGGACGATCAAATTAGCTACACAACAAACGAACTTTATAAAATTGGTGCTAACGTCAAGAAGAAATATTCTAGTGCTGAATATCATAATTTGGATATTTATCAAATTAATACTACTTATTATTCTGCATTGGGTAATGATGATAAAAAATATTTTATTGCACGGTTATTACAAATCTTTGCCCCTGGTATTCCACAAATTTATTATGTTGGATTGTTAGCAGGAGAAAATGATATTCAATTATTAGAGAAGACAAAAGAAGGACGCGATATTAATCGCCACTATTATGATTTGGATGAGATTGCGGAACAAGTTCAAAGACCTGTAGTAAAATCTTTGATTAAGTTATTGGAATTTCGTAATTCTGTACCTGCATTTGATTTGGAAGGTTCAATCAAAGTTGAAACTCCAAGTGAACATGAAATTATTGTCACTAGATCAAATAAGGCAGGAACAGAAGTAGCTAGTACGTACGTAGACTTTAAGAACTTAGACTATCAAGTTAAATACAATGATCAGGTCTTTAATTTTTAG
- a CDS encoding ABC transporter ATP-binding protein, whose amino-acid sequence MTEVDLNHVYKKYDGNDKYSVNDFDLHIKDKEFIVFVGPSGCGKSTTLRMIAGLEDITEGTLEIDHMVMNDVAPKNRDIAMVFQNYALYPHMTIYDNMAFGLKLRHYPKEKIDTKVKHAAEILGLTDYLKKKPAALSGGQRQRVALGRSIVRDAPIFLMDEPLSNLDAKLRVSMRAEIAKLHQRLGTTTIYVTHDQTEAMTLADRVVVMSVGKVQQIGTPLEVYNKPKNIFVAGFIGSPQMNFFNVHYKNGRISDGKGLNMAIPKGKADMLDKKGYDDKDIVFGIRPEDIHAEEAFLETWPDAVITSTVVVSELLGATIQLYQKVDGTEFVADVNSRDYHKPGDQVKMGFDINKAHFFDKDTTMAIYN is encoded by the coding sequence ATGACAGAAGTAGATTTGAACCATGTATACAAAAAGTATGATGGAAATGATAAATATTCAGTAAATGACTTTGATTTACACATCAAAGACAAGGAATTTATAGTTTTTGTTGGTCCATCAGGTTGTGGTAAATCAACGACCTTAAGAATGATTGCAGGTTTGGAAGATATCACAGAAGGTACGCTTGAAATCGACCACATGGTTATGAATGATGTGGCTCCGAAGAATAGAGATATAGCAATGGTCTTCCAGAACTATGCCTTGTATCCACATATGACTATTTATGACAATATGGCATTTGGATTGAAGCTAAGACATTATCCTAAAGAAAAAATTGATACAAAAGTAAAGCATGCGGCTGAGATTCTTGGTTTAACTGATTATTTAAAGAAAAAGCCTGCCGCTCTTTCAGGTGGTCAACGTCAGCGTGTTGCATTAGGTCGTTCAATTGTTAGGGATGCACCTATCTTCCTAATGGATGAGCCTTTGTCAAACTTGGATGCTAAATTGCGTGTATCCATGCGTGCGGAAATTGCTAAACTTCATCAAAGATTAGGTACTACTACAATTTATGTTACTCACGATCAAACTGAAGCTATGACTTTGGCAGATAGAGTTGTAGTTATGTCAGTAGGTAAGGTACAACAAATTGGTACACCTTTGGAAGTTTATAACAAGCCTAAAAACATATTTGTAGCTGGTTTTATTGGTTCACCACAAATGAACTTCTTTAATGTTCATTATAAGAATGGCCGTATTTCTGATGGAAAAGGCTTGAATATGGCAATTCCTAAAGGTAAAGCCGATATGTTGGATAAGAAAGGCTATGACGATAAGGATATTGTATTTGGTATCAGACCAGAAGATATTCACGCCGAAGAAGCATTCTTAGAAACTTGGCCGGATGCAGTAATTACCTCTACTGTTGTGGTTTCAGAATTACTTGGTGCAACTATTCAACTTTATCAAAAAGTTGATGGTACTGAATTCGTCGCAGATGTAAATTCACGTGATTATCACAAGCCAGGTGATCAGGTGAAAATGGGCTTTGATATTAATAAGGCTCACTTCTTCGATAAAGATACGACAATGGCAATCTACAATTAA
- a CDS encoding glycoside hydrolase family 32 protein, which yields MKANTYLYKKIRKIDHDVLRPTFHFNAPVGWINDPNGLIYYKNYYQLYYQYNPYAPHWDSMHWGHARSKDGIHWQDMPVAMKPDHEYDKSGVFSGSAIEKGGKLYVIYTGHVDENGKAVETQCVAVSDDGVDFKKYKNNPVMTIADLPGEVDESNFRDPKVFEHDGKYYCVIAAAINGHGSLILFESEDLLHWSFKSILLQGEKYGLMTECPDYFNIDGKDYLAFSVILGDDKHSIVYIAEGHMDWQTFKFELEKCDRLDDGDDFYASQSFMNEKGERIVIPWLRSADHVNYLEESGHLWNGMMGIPRKLTIDNNELIQSPLGKFKQISLSDSEITLGINQLAEDIPVSYSLILKGDNGEIYITRTNESQYTIDIHSPAFTEELVWHSNKHKLTLVIDNSSLEIFSQTKTLSVVTFIAGINRMELKKVDL from the coding sequence ATGAAGGCAAATACTTACTTATATAAAAAAATAAGAAAAATTGATCATGATGTTTTAAGACCAACTTTTCACTTCAATGCTCCAGTTGGTTGGATCAATGATCCTAATGGATTGATTTATTATAAAAATTATTATCAATTGTATTATCAATACAATCCATATGCTCCACACTGGGATAGCATGCATTGGGGTCACGCTCGAAGCAAAGACGGAATCCATTGGCAAGATATGCCAGTAGCAATGAAACCGGATCATGAATATGATAAATCAGGCGTATTCTCAGGATCTGCCATTGAAAAAGGTGGCAAATTATATGTCATCTATACGGGACATGTTGATGAAAATGGTAAGGCAGTTGAAACCCAATGTGTAGCTGTTTCTGATGATGGTGTAGATTTTAAAAAGTATAAAAACAACCCAGTAATGACGATAGCCGATTTACCTGGTGAAGTAGATGAAAGTAACTTTCGTGATCCTAAAGTTTTTGAACATGATGGTAAATACTATTGTGTAATAGCAGCAGCTATTAATGGTCACGGCAGTCTGATCTTGTTTGAATCAGAAGATTTACTTCATTGGTCATTTAAATCTATTTTGCTACAAGGTGAAAAATATGGATTAATGACGGAATGTCCAGATTATTTCAATATCGATGGAAAAGATTATCTTGCCTTTAGTGTGATTTTAGGTGATGACAAACATAGTATTGTTTATATCGCTGAAGGACACATGGATTGGCAAACTTTCAAATTTGAGTTGGAAAAATGTGATCGTTTAGACGATGGAGATGATTTCTACGCTTCTCAAAGTTTTATGAATGAAAAAGGCGAAAGAATTGTCATTCCATGGTTAAGAAGTGCTGATCATGTTAATTATCTAGAAGAATCTGGTCATCTTTGGAATGGAATGATGGGAATTCCAAGAAAATTAACTATTGATAATAATGAGTTGATTCAAAGTCCATTAGGTAAATTTAAACAAATTTCATTGTCAGATAGTGAGATTACTTTAGGAATTAATCAATTAGCCGAAGATATTCCGGTTAGCTATAGCTTAATCTTAAAAGGCGACAATGGAGAAATTTATATTACTCGTACAAATGAGTCACAGTACACTATAGACATTCATTCACCAGCATTTACTGAAGAACTTGTATGGCATTCAAATAAGCATAAATTGACGTTAGTAATTGATAATTCTAGTTTAGAAATTTTTAGTCAAACTAAAACGTTAAGTGTCGTTACCTTTATCGCTGGAATTAATCGAATGGAACTTAAAAAAGTGGATTTGTAA
- a CDS encoding carbohydrate ABC transporter permease, whose amino-acid sequence MHKFMTHRRFHTIWTTVLITILALFFLFPLVWMIVSSMKPESQIYANISNLKAFLPSKNIGDWGSAYASIFHRFPVMRYIFNSVFYAASVTIGSIVVNALAGYGFAKFNFTGRKLLFGLLIALLVIPGTTLLIQQFQIAKSIGILNTSLAVILPGISSPFYIYMFRNAFAAIPDSITEAAELDGASNFRTFWNILLPMTLPTVATVGTLSFIGSWNDYVWPLMVLTNSDQFPLQVAVTNINSTNPVYMNQVMAILTISTVPLILVYIFFQKYLTQGMGSAGNGDK is encoded by the coding sequence ATGCATAAGTTTATGACACATAGAAGATTCCATACGATATGGACAACAGTGTTAATTACTATATTAGCCTTATTCTTCTTGTTCCCATTAGTTTGGATGATTGTTTCTTCGATGAAGCCAGAATCCCAAATTTATGCTAACATCAGTAATTTAAAAGCTTTCCTACCATCAAAAAATATCGGTGATTGGGGAAGCGCATATGCAAGTATTTTTCATAGATTCCCTGTAATGAGATACATTTTTAACAGTGTATTTTATGCAGCAAGTGTAACTATTGGATCTATTGTAGTAAATGCTTTAGCTGGATATGGTTTTGCAAAATTTAATTTTACAGGACGTAAATTATTATTTGGTTTATTAATTGCATTATTAGTTATTCCTGGTACTACGCTTTTAATTCAGCAATTCCAAATTGCTAAAAGTATTGGTATCTTGAACACTTCATTAGCAGTTATTTTGCCTGGTATTTCAAGTCCTTTCTATATTTACATGTTTAGAAACGCTTTTGCCGCGATTCCAGATAGTATTACAGAGGCGGCAGAACTAGATGGTGCAAGTAATTTTAGGACCTTTTGGAATATTTTGTTACCGATGACTTTACCAACTGTAGCCACTGTTGGAACACTATCATTCATTGGCAGTTGGAATGACTATGTATGGCCATTAATGGTTTTGACTAATTCTGATCAATTCCCACTTCAAGTAGCTGTTACTAATATTAACAGCACAAACCCAGTCTACATGAACCAAGTTATGGCTATTTTGACCATCTCTACAGTACCTTTGATTTTGGTTTACATCTTCTTCCAAAAGTATCTTACTCAAGGAATGGGATCTGCAGGTAACGGTGATAAATAA
- a CDS encoding carbohydrate ABC transporter permease, which translates to MQVKGIKRQIGWLYVFPAILILLTFLIIPFLMSFSYSFTNYNILTPWAKQYVGFTNYINTFKDPVFLQSLKNIAQFVIFIMPIQVGAALGLALIVNKKRPGNTFFKISFFAPQVVSLTVVSILWMYILNPDQGLLNGILGIFHIKPQPFLTSPKQAMFAIIGVSAWQGAGYQMLIFLAGLQNIPDSLYEAAELDGANSWQRFLHITLPMLKPTSIMILTTTFISAFNLMIQPMIMTQGGPQNATMTPIYYIYRTGFTDRQLGYASAMSVIYGIIIIIFTIIQRKITNAGGDENA; encoded by the coding sequence ATGCAAGTTAAAGGTATAAAGAGACAAATTGGGTGGCTGTATGTTTTTCCAGCTATTCTAATTTTACTAACATTTTTAATCATCCCATTTTTGATGTCATTTAGTTATTCTTTTACGAACTATAATATTTTGACACCATGGGCTAAGCAATATGTAGGTTTTACAAATTACATTAATACTTTTAAAGATCCTGTCTTTTTACAAAGTTTAAAAAATATTGCACAATTCGTTATCTTTATTATGCCGATTCAGGTTGGTGCGGCTTTAGGTTTAGCTTTAATTGTTAATAAAAAGCGTCCTGGAAATACATTCTTTAAGATTTCATTCTTTGCACCACAAGTTGTATCTTTGACTGTTGTCTCAATTCTTTGGATGTATATTCTTAATCCTGACCAAGGCTTGTTAAATGGTATTTTGGGTATTTTTCACATTAAACCACAGCCATTTTTAACTTCACCTAAGCAAGCGATGTTTGCTATTATCGGTGTATCTGCTTGGCAGGGTGCTGGTTATCAGATGTTAATCTTTTTAGCAGGATTACAAAATATTCCTGATTCATTGTATGAAGCAGCTGAATTGGATGGAGCAAATAGTTGGCAAAGATTTTTACATATTACTTTGCCAATGCTTAAACCTACTTCAATTATGATCTTAACGACGACTTTCATTAGTGCTTTCAACTTGATGATTCAACCAATGATCATGACCCAAGGTGGCCCACAAAATGCTACTATGACGCCAATATACTACATTTATCGTACAGGTTTTACTGATCGTCAATTAGGATATGCAAGTGCAATGAGTGTAATCTACGGCATTATCATTATCATCTTTACCATTATTCAAAGAAAGATCACAAACGCTGGAGGCGACGAGAATGCATAA